One Gloeothece verrucosa PCC 7822 DNA window includes the following coding sequences:
- a CDS encoding ABC transporter substrate-binding protein produces the protein MRQKQQSIQVFLSLFIAGVAIALIVWLLGKLTGTPDTIVPTPIPSTVSPPSSFLNQHLSVGDKILITAHTNPEKEAGVQAFAKGDFVTALKKFEESLKIDRNDPEALIYLNNAKIAYANAKSFEVAVATGIGGNLDTAQEVLRGVAQAQNEVNSSGGINGRPLQIEIVNDEGNENTSKKLAPDLAKDSNILAVIGHGDTKGSLSAAPIYNAQGLVMITPSYGPAKLSQIGEYIFRGSPDSSVTAKALAEYIVQKAHIKNIAICTDSSASASNTASKTTINEFTQAISEAGGKVSNTVCNFGAADFNPNTVMNQAISDGAKGLLIMPQVNKLRPAIELAQANGGRLGLFSHGGLYTYETLNSGRQNFNGLILSAFWHPDADANNPFFKNATALWEAKVNARTASAYDTLQAIIAGLKVAGLKQGNTREELQKALSDPTFSASGAIGKIQFLPSRARQGKPLLIKIAPGSSSGTGYDFVLMR, from the coding sequence ATGAGGCAAAAACAACAATCGATTCAAGTTTTTCTTTCTCTGTTTATCGCTGGAGTAGCCATCGCATTAATTGTATGGTTATTAGGAAAACTGACTGGCACCCCTGACACGATAGTTCCAACACCAATTCCATCAACAGTAAGTCCACCTAGTTCATTTTTAAATCAGCATCTTAGTGTGGGCGATAAAATCTTAATCACAGCACATACAAACCCTGAAAAAGAAGCGGGAGTACAAGCTTTTGCCAAGGGAGATTTTGTGACTGCCCTTAAAAAATTTGAGGAATCTCTAAAAATTGATCGTAATGACCCAGAAGCATTAATTTATTTGAACAATGCCAAAATTGCCTATGCTAATGCCAAATCCTTCGAAGTGGCTGTAGCTACTGGGATTGGTGGCAATCTTGATACTGCCCAAGAGGTGCTGCGGGGCGTGGCTCAGGCTCAAAATGAGGTAAATAGCAGTGGCGGGATTAACGGGCGACCCTTACAGATTGAGATTGTTAATGATGAAGGTAATGAGAATACTAGCAAAAAACTAGCTCCTGACCTGGCTAAGGACTCTAACATCTTAGCGGTGATCGGTCATGGCGATACCAAAGGTTCACTCAGTGCCGCTCCCATTTATAATGCTCAAGGCTTGGTGATGATTACTCCGTCATACGGGCCAGCTAAATTATCTCAAATTGGCGAATATATCTTTCGCGGCTCTCCTGATAGTAGTGTTACTGCCAAGGCACTTGCCGAGTATATCGTTCAAAAAGCTCATATCAAAAATATTGCCATTTGTACTGATTCATCAGCCTCAGCATCTAACACAGCTTCTAAGACAACGATCAATGAATTCACTCAGGCAATATCTGAGGCGGGAGGAAAAGTCTCCAATACAGTGTGCAATTTTGGTGCGGCAGATTTTAACCCTAATACCGTGATGAATCAGGCTATCAGCGATGGAGCAAAGGGCTTACTCATCATGCCGCAAGTCAACAAACTCCGACCGGCTATTGAGTTAGCACAAGCCAATGGAGGCAGGTTAGGACTGTTTAGTCACGGGGGTTTGTACACCTATGAAACCCTTAATTCAGGAAGACAAAATTTTAATGGCTTGATCTTGTCGGCATTTTGGCATCCTGATGCTGATGCAAACAATCCCTTCTTTAAAAACGCCACTGCACTTTGGGAGGCAAAGGTCAATGCTCGAACGGCTTCGGCTTATGATACACTCCAAGCCATTATTGCTGGCTTAAAAGTTGCAGGATTAAAACAGGGCAACACCCGTGAAGAATTACAAAAGGCACTGTCTGACCCCACTTTTTCGGCTTCAGGAGCTATAGGAAAGATTCAGTTTTTACCGTCACGGGCACGTCAGGGGAAACCATTATTAATTAAAATTGCACCAGGCTCAAGTTCTGGGACTGGCTATGATTTTGTCCTGATGCGCTAA
- a CDS encoding serine/threonine-protein kinase, whose amino-acid sequence MICCLNPDCPNPLNPDGTDLCLSCETPLVALLRNRYRVIKPLGGGGFGRTYLIEDLDKLNELCVLKQLAPQVQGSWARQKAIELFEQEAKRLQQLGKQNQTPTLYAYFKEDNYLYLVQEYIEGQNLLQELQEQGVFNEAKIRELLSALLPLLELIHQQQIIHRDIKPENIIRRHSDGLLVLIDFGVAKQMTTTVMAKPGTTIGSFGYAPMEQIRKGQAFPASDLYGLGTTCFHLLTDIHPWEVWQDHGYGWSSSWQQHLKQPLSPGLKLILDKVLQKHYQQRYQSASEVLEQLNHLPPIAKKSTPSTTVPTQVPIPGTMVLPESLTPSLWYQAVLASSGSWLLALLLLSFLGTIWLSSGLWLLILGVAIFARSQRVFIKVYLFFISLMTTVITYLVFQKLKIDNPFTIGFKGFMVVILLVILAGLLAYVLIFISDYVNKLMAKNH is encoded by the coding sequence ATGATTTGTTGTCTTAATCCTGATTGCCCTAATCCCTTAAATCCTGATGGCACAGATTTGTGCCTAAGTTGTGAGACACCCTTAGTAGCTCTATTGAGAAATCGTTACCGAGTTATAAAACCGTTGGGGGGCGGTGGATTTGGACGTACCTATTTAATCGAAGATTTAGATAAATTGAATGAGCTATGTGTTCTTAAACAACTAGCGCCGCAAGTTCAAGGTAGCTGGGCACGTCAAAAAGCGATCGAGTTGTTTGAGCAAGAAGCAAAACGTTTACAACAACTTGGTAAACAGAACCAAACACCGACTCTTTATGCTTATTTTAAAGAAGATAATTATCTGTATTTGGTACAAGAATACATCGAAGGACAAAACCTTTTACAGGAGTTACAAGAGCAGGGAGTCTTTAATGAGGCGAAAATACGAGAACTTTTGAGTGCCTTATTACCTCTTCTCGAGTTAATCCATCAGCAGCAAATCATACACCGCGATATCAAGCCAGAAAATATCATTCGCCGTCACAGTGACGGTTTATTAGTTTTGATTGATTTTGGAGTCGCTAAACAGATGACCACAACGGTGATGGCAAAACCCGGAACAACTATTGGCTCTTTTGGCTATGCCCCGATGGAACAAATACGAAAAGGTCAAGCTTTTCCGGCTAGTGACCTTTACGGTTTAGGAACAACTTGCTTTCATCTGCTGACAGATATTCATCCTTGGGAAGTGTGGCAGGATCACGGTTATGGCTGGTCTTCTAGCTGGCAGCAGCATTTGAAGCAGCCACTAAGTCCCGGATTAAAGCTTATTCTCGATAAAGTGCTGCAAAAACATTATCAACAACGTTATCAGTCAGCCTCAGAAGTTTTAGAACAGTTGAATCATTTACCTCCCATTGCCAAAAAATCAACTCCATCCACAACAGTACCCACTCAAGTGCCAATACCAGGAACAATGGTGTTACCAGAGTCTCTCACTCCCAGCTTATGGTATCAAGCCGTATTGGCCAGTTCAGGGAGTTGGTTGCTGGCTCTTTTGTTGCTCAGTTTTTTAGGAACCATTTGGCTTAGTTCTGGACTATGGCTGCTCATTTTAGGGGTGGCAATTTTTGCTCGCTCTCAGCGAGTTTTTATAAAAGTATATTTGTTTTTTATTTCTTTAATGACGACAGTAATAACTTACTTAGTCTTCCAAAAATTAAAAATAGATAATCCTTTCACCATTGGATTTAAAGGATTTATGGTGGTTATATTATTAGTTATTTTGGCGGGTTTATTGGCTTATGTTTTGATATTTATTTCTGACTATGTAAATAAATTAATGGCGAAAAACCATTAA
- a CDS encoding alpha/beta hydrolase, producing MLKYVILSVGSALLTALPVIAADTIYVTFGPWRGSIRIESLETFANDGTINNNLRFFLRGLSRQQEEKFREVLLKPVNVSPLLVSRFFNSAIGQEILTRVGRGITIQGGRNGKYALRAAIIQASLEPEGLTLLNVLRKFPTNMQLQGEYLLGLKNTFDRIIQGTNFFTQTMAQLSAQAAQSNSVNFSQMMDLRQPGQVNFRQEMITLTDSTRKRTFYVIVYRPEKEPTGKTPVVILSHGLGSRPQDFEAMAQHLASYGYVVAMPQHPGSDTQQQQAFINGFSRQVFDVNEFINRPKDISAVIDELERRNQSDFGGRLDLENVGVIGHSFGGYTALAVAGAQINREYLKSACERSFNWLNMSSLLQCTALNLPNTTYQFRDARVKAVLVKNPFNSIIFGQKELEQIQIPVMITGGNYDPATPFVLEQVRAFSWLTTPNKYLALKEGQAHINLAQLDAGITQVIDSIPKLTLAESDLIDNYQNPLALAFFAVYIANDPQFRPFLTAAYGEFLSQNEPFKMYLIDSSSQPALQQALKAFRIF from the coding sequence ATGCTCAAGTATGTAATTTTGAGTGTTGGCTCTGCTTTGCTTACTGCTCTACCCGTTATAGCAGCCGATACCATTTATGTCACCTTTGGACCTTGGAGAGGCTCAATTAGAATTGAGTCTTTAGAAACTTTCGCTAATGATGGCACCATTAATAATAATTTAAGATTTTTTTTAAGAGGTTTGAGCCGCCAACAAGAGGAAAAGTTTAGAGAAGTTTTGCTTAAACCGGTTAATGTCAGTCCCCTTTTGGTTTCTCGTTTTTTCAACAGTGCCATCGGCCAAGAAATCTTAACTCGCGTTGGCAGAGGAATTACCATTCAGGGGGGCAGAAATGGGAAATATGCCCTACGTGCGGCAATAATACAAGCGTCTCTTGAGCCAGAAGGACTAACATTACTCAATGTTTTGCGTAAATTTCCCACCAATATGCAATTACAAGGAGAATATCTTCTGGGTCTAAAAAATACATTTGATCGCATTATTCAAGGGACGAACTTTTTTACTCAGACGATGGCTCAATTATCAGCACAAGCGGCTCAATCTAACTCAGTTAATTTTAGCCAGATGATGGACCTTCGGCAACCCGGTCAGGTTAATTTCCGCCAAGAAATGATTACCTTAACAGATTCCACCCGAAAACGGACTTTTTATGTCATTGTTTATAGACCCGAAAAGGAGCCGACAGGCAAAACTCCCGTTGTGATTTTATCTCATGGGCTAGGTTCAAGGCCACAAGATTTTGAAGCGATGGCCCAACATTTAGCTTCCTATGGTTATGTAGTAGCTATGCCGCAGCATCCTGGGAGTGATACGCAACAGCAACAAGCGTTCATCAATGGTTTTTCGAGACAAGTTTTTGATGTTAATGAATTTATTAACCGCCCTAAAGATATTAGCGCCGTGATTGATGAACTTGAGCGGCGTAATCAATCTGATTTTGGCGGACGATTAGATTTAGAGAATGTAGGGGTTATAGGACATTCTTTTGGGGGATATACAGCTTTAGCTGTTGCTGGAGCGCAGATTAATAGAGAATATCTTAAATCTGCCTGTGAGCGTTCCTTTAATTGGCTTAATATGTCATCATTACTTCAGTGTACTGCTTTAAATTTGCCAAACACCACTTACCAATTTAGAGATGCTCGAGTCAAAGCCGTACTGGTGAAAAACCCGTTTAACAGCATTATTTTTGGACAAAAAGAGTTAGAGCAAATTCAAATTCCTGTCATGATTACGGGGGGAAACTACGATCCGGCGACTCCTTTTGTTTTGGAACAAGTTCGCGCTTTTAGTTGGTTAACCACACCTAATAAATATTTAGCTTTAAAAGAAGGACAAGCTCATATCAACCTTGCTCAACTCGATGCAGGCATCACTCAAGTAATAGATTCTATCCCTAAATTAACCTTAGCTGAATCTGACTTAATTGATAATTATCAAAATCCTCTTGCACTGGCTTTTTTTGCGGTTTATATTGCTAATGATCCTCAATTTCGTCCTTTTTTAACGGCGGCTTATGGAGAATTTCTCAGTCAAAATGAGCCTTTTAAAATGTATCTGATTGATTCGTCGTCGCAGCCAGCCTTACAGCAAGCGCTTAAAGCTTTTCGGATTTTTTAG
- the lipA gene encoding lipoyl synthase — protein MPKTQTSSQQWREEITALPAWLKRSIGKASELSTVQRIIKQRNIHTICEEGRCPNRGECYAQKTATFLLMGPTCTRSCAFCQVDKGHAPMPLDAEEPRKVAEAVSLLGLRYVVLTSVARDDIPDGGAGWFVQVMDAIRQTTPQTEIEVLTPDFWGGKGRQTSQKERVATVVAAKPVCYNHNIETVKRLQAPVRRGAKYERSLNVLRWVKELDPSIATKSGLMLGHGETEAEIIEAMQDLRAIGCDRLTLGQYMRPSLEHLPVQKYWTPEEFENLGQIARTMGFSQVRSGPLVRSSYHAGEKD, from the coding sequence ATGCCAAAAACTCAGACATCCTCCCAACAATGGCGCGAAGAAATAACCGCCCTTCCTGCTTGGTTAAAACGTTCCATCGGCAAAGCCAGTGAACTGTCCACCGTTCAACGAATCATTAAACAGCGTAATATTCATACTATTTGTGAAGAAGGGCGTTGTCCTAACCGAGGGGAGTGTTATGCTCAAAAAACCGCGACTTTTCTCTTGATGGGGCCAACTTGCACCCGTTCCTGTGCTTTTTGTCAAGTGGATAAAGGCCATGCACCAATGCCGCTAGATGCTGAAGAACCCCGCAAGGTAGCTGAAGCGGTTTCATTATTGGGACTACGTTATGTGGTGTTAACCTCGGTGGCTAGAGATGATATTCCCGATGGCGGCGCAGGTTGGTTTGTTCAGGTGATGGATGCTATCCGTCAAACAACCCCTCAAACCGAGATCGAAGTCTTAACCCCTGACTTCTGGGGCGGCAAAGGCAGACAAACCAGTCAAAAAGAAAGAGTGGCTACTGTTGTGGCGGCTAAACCCGTTTGTTATAATCACAACATTGAAACCGTCAAACGACTACAAGCACCTGTGAGACGAGGGGCAAAATATGAACGCTCTTTAAATGTTTTGCGATGGGTAAAAGAACTAGACCCCTCTATTGCCACTAAGTCAGGTTTAATGTTAGGTCATGGGGAAACCGAAGCCGAAATTATTGAGGCTATGCAAGATTTAAGAGCTATTGGTTGTGATCGCCTTACTTTAGGTCAATATATGCGCCCTTCTTTGGAACATCTTCCTGTGCAAAAATATTGGACTCCTGAAGAGTTTGAAAATTTAGGTCAAATTGCCCGAACGATGGGATTTTCTCAAGTACGCTCTGGTCCTTTAGTCCGTAGTTCCTATCATGCAGGAGAAAAAGACTAG